A region of Pyxidicoccus parkwaysis DNA encodes the following proteins:
- a CDS encoding baseplate J/gp47 family protein produces the protein MSYAAEPYAQFVEDLLLSLTGGVARERFVFLPENAPFSLSPPGPVVPSTLSVFGQVDGTFHRFVLDTDFSLSADGTLVWLANPDGTRAADAVWPDEGTAFFANYDHRGPSGAAPRLNDRNPGSVVRLLSESFAREYAVVSRQLEGVYQAGFLDTATGRDLDNLVRLVGLERRDRTFATGTVVFSRSSPAPADIFISEGTRLSTAEPPLAEFETTEDRTLHRGSLSVEVPIRARDNGATGVAPARAVSVINRPILGIETAENPLGTRLDGEPETDEALRARARRALEMAGQGTVGALKGALATLPGVREKDILLEEDPLTRPGLVTVSIAAELTAAQAERAVDLIESTRPVGVRVLHHLSVSPPPEAITPSVNLVSEMEGDPHDSIDGEGLFSPVVARVIVVPGSARLSAQDRTALKTLAEDTLRDTVAEAGVGEPVVYNRVVGALMGIEGVVDVALELYPPTDLTGPRHRNVFPGRTRRPSVATKDGGSIEVRVAGELLGLDVSVNVTLIGAGALGDTAANLDAARYQIMAQLRDGVGSLTGLSASALRGLITAPETFTVNSLSYTGEYVTAGVRLNGTSPTLTLTPQELAWIRNVKVTTP, from the coding sequence ATGAGCTACGCCGCGGAGCCGTACGCGCAATTCGTCGAGGACCTGCTCCTGTCGCTCACCGGCGGCGTGGCGCGAGAGCGCTTCGTCTTCCTGCCGGAGAACGCGCCCTTCAGCCTGTCCCCACCGGGGCCCGTCGTCCCCAGCACCCTGTCCGTGTTCGGCCAGGTGGATGGGACGTTCCACCGCTTCGTGCTCGACACGGACTTCTCGCTGAGCGCGGACGGCACGCTGGTGTGGCTCGCGAATCCGGATGGGACGCGCGCCGCGGATGCGGTGTGGCCGGACGAAGGCACGGCCTTCTTCGCCAACTACGACCACCGAGGCCCCTCGGGCGCGGCGCCCCGGCTGAATGACCGCAACCCGGGCAGCGTGGTGCGCCTGCTGTCGGAGAGCTTCGCGCGCGAGTACGCCGTCGTCTCGCGCCAGCTCGAGGGCGTCTATCAAGCGGGCTTCCTGGACACGGCCACCGGTAGAGACCTCGACAACCTCGTGCGCCTCGTGGGGTTGGAGCGGAGGGACCGCACCTTCGCGACGGGCACCGTGGTGTTCAGTCGGTCCAGCCCCGCGCCCGCGGACATCTTCATCTCGGAGGGGACGCGGCTGTCCACGGCGGAGCCGCCGCTGGCGGAGTTCGAGACCACCGAGGACCGCACCCTGCATCGCGGCAGCCTGTCCGTGGAGGTGCCCATCCGCGCGCGCGACAACGGCGCCACGGGCGTGGCTCCGGCGCGGGCCGTCTCCGTCATCAACCGCCCCATCCTCGGCATCGAGACGGCGGAGAACCCGCTGGGCACCCGCCTGGACGGCGAGCCGGAGACGGACGAAGCCCTGCGCGCACGAGCCCGCCGGGCGCTGGAGATGGCGGGCCAGGGCACCGTGGGCGCGCTCAAGGGCGCGCTGGCCACGCTGCCGGGGGTGCGCGAGAAGGACATCCTGCTGGAGGAGGACCCGCTCACCCGCCCCGGCCTCGTGACGGTGAGCATCGCCGCGGAGCTGACGGCGGCGCAGGCCGAGCGCGCGGTGGACCTCATCGAGAGCACCCGTCCCGTGGGCGTGCGCGTGCTGCACCACCTCAGCGTCTCGCCCCCGCCGGAGGCCATCACCCCGAGCGTCAACCTCGTCTCCGAGATGGAGGGAGACCCGCATGACAGCATCGACGGCGAGGGCCTGTTCTCCCCGGTGGTGGCGCGCGTCATCGTGGTGCCTGGCTCCGCGCGCCTGTCCGCGCAGGACCGCACCGCGCTGAAGACGCTGGCCGAGGACACGCTGCGCGACACCGTGGCCGAGGCCGGCGTGGGCGAGCCTGTCGTCTACAACCGCGTGGTCGGCGCGCTGATGGGAATCGAAGGCGTGGTGGACGTGGCCCTGGAGCTGTACCCGCCCACGGACCTGACAGGGCCGCGCCACCGCAACGTGTTCCCCGGCCGCACGCGGCGCCCCTCGGTGGCGACGAAGGACGGAGGCAGCATCGAGGTGCGCGTCGCCGGAGAGCTGCTGGGCCTGGACGTCTCGGTGAACGTGACGCTCATCGGCGCGGGCGCGCTGGGAGACACGGCCGCCAACCTGGATGCCGCGCGGTATCAAATCATGGCGCAGCTGCGCGACGGCGTGGGCTCGCTGACGGGGCTGTCGGCCTCCGCGCTGCGAGGCCTCATCACCGCGCCCGAGACGTTCACCGTGAATAGCCTCAGCTACACGGGCGAGTACGTGACGGC
- a CDS encoding bile acid:sodium symporter family protein, giving the protein MQANVFTAVLMPVALGIIMLGLGLSLTLEDFKRVIFYPRAVLVGLACQMLLLPVVCALVAHAFNLPPELAVGLMLLSASPGGATANLFSHLARGDVALNITLTAVNSALTLFTLPLIINLSMAHFLGEERAVPMQFAKVIQVFAIVLGPVSVGMFFRSRKPDLARKLDRPIRLSSVLFLAAVIGGAVYQERENVLGYFLQVGTAALAFNVISMLVGYFLPLLLRLPRRQAVAIGMEIGIHNGMLAMTIALSPSLLGNPTMAIPPAIYSLAMYFTAAAFGFVVSRGHEGTQDAPSLSPSPTPEKVS; this is encoded by the coding sequence ATGCAGGCGAACGTATTCACAGCGGTCCTCATGCCCGTGGCCCTGGGCATCATCATGCTCGGGCTCGGACTCTCGCTGACGCTGGAAGACTTCAAGCGCGTCATCTTCTATCCGCGCGCGGTGCTCGTCGGGCTGGCCTGCCAGATGTTGCTGCTGCCCGTCGTGTGCGCGCTCGTGGCACACGCGTTCAACCTTCCTCCCGAGCTGGCGGTGGGGTTGATGCTGCTGTCCGCGTCGCCGGGCGGCGCGACGGCGAACCTCTTCAGCCATCTGGCGCGAGGCGACGTCGCCCTCAACATCACGCTGACGGCGGTGAACAGCGCGCTCACGCTCTTCACCCTGCCCCTCATCATCAACCTGTCGATGGCGCACTTCCTCGGCGAGGAGCGCGCGGTGCCCATGCAGTTCGCCAAGGTCATCCAGGTCTTCGCGATTGTGCTGGGGCCGGTGAGCGTGGGGATGTTCTTCCGCTCGCGCAAGCCCGACCTCGCCCGGAAGCTGGACCGGCCCATCCGCCTCTCATCCGTCCTCTTCCTCGCCGCCGTCATCGGCGGCGCCGTGTACCAGGAGCGGGAGAACGTCCTCGGCTACTTCCTGCAGGTAGGGACCGCGGCGCTCGCCTTCAACGTCATCAGCATGCTGGTGGGGTACTTCCTGCCGCTGCTGCTCCGGCTGCCCCGGCGTCAGGCGGTGGCCATCGGCATGGAGATCGGCATCCACAACGGGATGCTCGCCATGACGATTGCGCTCAGCCCGTCGCTGCTCGGCAATCCGACGATGGCGATTCCGCCCGCCATCTACAGCCTCGCCATGTACTTCACGGCCGCCGCCTTCGGCTTCGTCGTCAGCCGCGGCCACGAGGGCACGCAGGACGCCCCGAGCCTCTCCCCGTCCCCCACTCCAGAGAAGGTGTCCTGA
- a CDS encoding phage tail sheath C-terminal domain-containing protein — MSETIGEMILPGTYIDVRAEGLIGVGGISTGNVGIVGTASRGPLNEVKLLGSYTEALDMFGSYDAWPSTGSTAGALSLTRALEQLFAGGAATVYAVRVANVVGTMPSTTWNLTADVGGTDTPVVALTAKTPGTWGNDIKVVVTTFKNAPGDASDNRTRLQISLGRVKEEYTGATVTDLATAVNATSVLVTAGTVAPADAARFVNKVANPTLVTSNGNPPTNTEFAAGLALLANQPVNIVVVAGANANDNAAPVLAHLEATENDGRERIAVLGASADDPATIGSADASKVSSARVVLVAPGIVADDAAKAGQANPQSKLPAAYTAALVAGRLSSVAPHVSLTNKDVPVNDVTTEYSRAQQKSLLGNRVLALKKDLGIRVLKGITTDTGAFKQISVRRIVDYAKAGVRIGSNPYIGRLNNSRVRAALQATLDGFLSGMVLDEMLTKYELKVSATRQQEINGIALVEMTLQPTFSIDFVKVIMNLE, encoded by the coding sequence ATGAGTGAGACGATTGGAGAGATGATCCTCCCCGGGACGTATATCGACGTCCGGGCCGAGGGCCTGATTGGAGTCGGCGGCATCAGCACGGGCAACGTGGGCATCGTCGGCACCGCGAGCCGTGGCCCGCTGAACGAGGTGAAGCTCCTCGGCAGCTACACGGAGGCGCTCGACATGTTCGGCAGCTACGACGCGTGGCCCTCGACGGGGTCCACCGCCGGAGCGCTCAGCCTGACACGCGCCCTGGAGCAGCTCTTCGCCGGTGGCGCTGCCACCGTCTACGCCGTGCGCGTGGCCAACGTGGTGGGCACCATGCCCTCCACGACGTGGAACCTCACCGCGGACGTGGGCGGCACCGACACGCCGGTAGTTGCCCTCACCGCGAAGACGCCGGGCACGTGGGGCAACGACATCAAAGTCGTGGTGACGACGTTCAAGAACGCGCCGGGTGACGCGTCTGACAACCGCACCCGCCTCCAGATTTCGCTCGGGCGCGTGAAGGAGGAGTACACCGGCGCCACCGTCACGGACCTGGCCACCGCCGTCAACGCGACCAGCGTCCTGGTGACGGCGGGCACCGTCGCACCGGCCGATGCGGCTCGCTTCGTCAACAAGGTGGCCAACCCCACCCTCGTCACCTCCAACGGCAACCCGCCCACCAACACGGAGTTCGCCGCCGGCCTGGCGCTGCTCGCCAACCAGCCCGTCAACATCGTGGTGGTGGCGGGCGCCAACGCGAATGACAACGCGGCGCCGGTGCTCGCGCACCTGGAGGCCACGGAGAACGACGGGCGCGAGCGCATTGCCGTGCTGGGCGCCTCGGCGGATGACCCGGCGACGATTGGCAGTGCGGACGCTTCGAAGGTGTCCTCCGCGCGCGTGGTGCTGGTGGCGCCGGGCATCGTGGCGGACGACGCGGCGAAGGCCGGACAGGCCAACCCGCAGTCGAAGCTGCCCGCGGCCTATACCGCCGCGCTGGTGGCGGGCCGGCTGTCCTCGGTGGCGCCGCACGTGAGCCTCACCAACAAGGACGTGCCGGTGAACGACGTCACCACCGAGTACTCGCGTGCGCAGCAGAAGTCGCTGCTCGGCAACCGGGTGCTGGCGCTGAAGAAGGACCTGGGCATCCGCGTGTTGAAGGGCATCACCACGGACACGGGGGCCTTCAAGCAGATCTCCGTGCGCCGCATCGTGGACTACGCGAAGGCGGGCGTGCGCATCGGCTCCAACCCGTACATCGGCCGGCTCAACAACTCGCGCGTGCGCGCGGCGTTGCAGGCCACGCTCGACGGCTTCCTGTCCGGCATGGTGCTGGACGAGATGCTGACGAAGTACGAGCTCAAGGTCAGTGCGACGCGCCAGCAGGAAATCAATGGCATCGCGCTGGTGGAGATGACCCTGCAGCCGACCTTCTCGATCGACTTCGTGAAGGTGATCATGAACCTCGAGTGA
- a CDS encoding M28 family metallopeptidase: MLRPPLLPVLALLAAPAAHATQPTAAPAPTAHAAPAAKASPSAASAAPTPAAPAAKASPSAASAAPTPAAPAAHAAPATRASSAALSPEAERWWSHVRFLASDALKGRDTGSEGYQKAATYVSEQLAALGVKPVSGDSYLQEMDLVSRRLVEERSRLALIRNGKEVPLVLGTDAILSARTGETGTVEAPLVFVGYGLSIPEAGHDDFAGLDLQGKVAVILYGGPSNISGPLRAHYASSAERVKALKKAGAVGVVVLQNPKHLEVPWSRAAGARKMPSMQFADASLNEGQGMKVSVTFNAARTEPLFAGSPYTFKEILALADADKPLPHFELPTRIKTHAEFVDAPLESANVVGVLPGSDPALAKEYVVLSAHLDHVGVGEPVKGDRIYNGAMDNATGVAAVLEVARALQAAKPKRSVLFALVTGEEKGLLGSKYLTARPPVPTTSMVANFNLDMFLPLFPLTRLMALGQEESSLGMALQQVAAARGVTLMPDPEPNQMRFIRSDQYSFILKGVPALAFKFGFDKDTPEEKRFKAWYTERYHAPSDDLSQPMDKEGAASFVQILADLARSVADAPEPPRWNADSFFRRFDTSGRRGGTAATTP; encoded by the coding sequence ATGCTCCGTCCCCCGCTCCTGCCCGTGCTTGCCCTCCTCGCCGCACCGGCCGCTCATGCCACGCAGCCCACCGCCGCACCGGCTCCGACGGCCCATGCCGCTCCCGCCGCCAAGGCGTCTCCGTCAGCAGCGAGCGCGGCCCCCACACCCGCTGCTCCGGCCGCCAAGGCGTCTCCGTCAGCGGCGAGCGCGGCCCCGACACCCGCTGCTCCGGCGGCCCATGCCGCGCCTGCGACCCGGGCCTCCTCCGCCGCGCTCTCTCCCGAAGCGGAGCGCTGGTGGAGCCACGTCCGCTTCCTCGCCAGCGACGCATTGAAGGGCCGCGACACGGGCAGCGAGGGCTACCAGAAGGCCGCCACGTACGTCTCCGAGCAGCTCGCCGCGCTGGGCGTGAAGCCCGTGTCCGGTGACTCGTACCTCCAGGAGATGGACCTCGTGTCGCGCCGGCTCGTGGAGGAGCGCTCGCGTCTGGCGCTCATCCGCAACGGCAAGGAGGTGCCCCTCGTCCTGGGCACGGATGCCATCCTCTCCGCGCGCACGGGTGAGACGGGCACCGTGGAAGCACCGCTCGTCTTCGTCGGCTACGGCCTGTCCATCCCCGAGGCCGGCCACGATGACTTCGCGGGCCTGGACCTCCAGGGCAAGGTCGCCGTCATCCTCTACGGTGGCCCGTCCAACATCTCCGGCCCCCTGCGCGCCCACTACGCGTCCAGCGCCGAGCGCGTGAAGGCCCTCAAGAAGGCCGGCGCGGTGGGCGTCGTCGTCCTCCAGAATCCGAAGCACCTGGAGGTGCCCTGGTCCCGCGCCGCCGGCGCGCGGAAGATGCCGTCGATGCAGTTCGCAGACGCGTCCCTCAACGAGGGCCAGGGGATGAAGGTCTCCGTCACCTTCAACGCCGCGCGCACCGAGCCGCTCTTCGCCGGCAGCCCGTACACGTTCAAGGAAATCCTCGCGCTCGCGGACGCGGACAAGCCCCTGCCCCACTTCGAACTGCCCACGCGCATCAAGACCCACGCCGAGTTCGTCGACGCGCCGCTCGAGTCCGCCAACGTGGTGGGTGTCCTCCCCGGCAGTGACCCTGCGCTGGCGAAGGAGTACGTCGTCCTCTCCGCGCACCTGGACCACGTGGGCGTGGGCGAGCCCGTGAAGGGCGACCGCATCTACAACGGCGCCATGGACAACGCGACGGGCGTGGCCGCGGTGCTCGAGGTCGCCCGTGCGCTCCAGGCCGCGAAGCCGAAGCGCTCGGTGCTCTTCGCGCTGGTGACGGGCGAGGAGAAGGGACTGCTCGGCTCGAAGTACCTCACCGCCCGGCCTCCCGTGCCCACCACGAGCATGGTGGCCAACTTCAACCTGGACATGTTCCTGCCCCTCTTCCCGCTCACGCGACTGATGGCGCTGGGCCAGGAGGAGTCCTCGCTCGGCATGGCGCTCCAGCAGGTGGCCGCGGCCCGAGGCGTCACGCTCATGCCGGACCCGGAACCCAACCAGATGCGCTTCATCCGCAGCGACCAGTACTCCTTCATCCTGAAGGGCGTGCCCGCGCTGGCCTTCAAGTTCGGCTTCGACAAGGACACGCCCGAGGAGAAGCGCTTCAAAGCCTGGTACACCGAGCGCTACCACGCGCCCTCGGATGACCTGTCACAGCCGATGGACAAGGAGGGCGCGGCGAGCTTCGTTCAAATCCTCGCCGACCTCGCGCGCAGCGTGGCCGACGCGCCCGAGCCCCCTCGGTGGAACGCGGACAGCTTCTTCCGCCGCTTCGACACCTCGGGCCGCCGGGGAGGCACCGCCGCCACCACGCCGTAG
- a CDS encoding GPW/gp25 family protein, producing MKRRTEQDVAPFLGRDLQLDYAWSQGFFEDADLATARRGAIKDLGVVEGVDAFTQAVANRLKTRKGELAPLGHPDYGSRHHELLGEPNVERTRNLIKLFVLQALAQEPRIEKVLKADVRAEHEPPRDTVRIELQVRVVGEPTPFNLVVPFSLEPRP from the coding sequence ATGAAGCGCCGCACCGAACAGGACGTGGCCCCCTTCCTCGGGCGTGATTTGCAACTGGACTACGCCTGGTCCCAGGGCTTCTTCGAGGACGCCGACCTGGCCACCGCCCGGCGCGGTGCCATCAAGGACCTGGGCGTGGTGGAGGGCGTGGACGCCTTCACCCAGGCCGTCGCCAACCGGCTGAAGACGCGCAAGGGCGAGCTGGCCCCGCTGGGCCATCCGGACTACGGCTCGCGCCACCATGAGCTGCTGGGCGAGCCCAACGTGGAGCGCACGCGCAACCTCATCAAGCTCTTCGTCCTGCAGGCGTTGGCGCAGGAGCCACGCATCGAAAAGGTGCTCAAGGCGGACGTCCGCGCGGAGCACGAACCGCCACGCGACACGGTGCGCATCGAGCTCCAGGTGCGCGTGGTGGGCGAGCCGACGCCCTTCAACCTCGTGGTGCCCTTCTCCCTGGAGCCCCGGCCATGA
- a CDS encoding MFS transporter: MPAVLTHKTIMLLARERLANIRDTLRRKLDSGNTVTDLEFRLWYLADRAHRLMSENAGAVPAINYPTDTAVYATPLGQGVSRFSVMGSMGPDIPAFAALFAKGQGWVFDTVHKGNPDSNREPVVAKTTSFALELWTQVRRAVSEGRATEDQARLLAGYVLGHLCHVAGDVISHPYINDLEWHQNYGVRGKFSHEGGEGTIDAKVAQQVLLRGSTREGQDWDVWWPTVDEVPGAFFAAYVDAMEQVYSARTARPVGFGGFEAEFLEHDPPSLTVDFIRDGYSFYRNAVLAMGYGWGAWRWFFFLTPLMLPLMSVVPLMAAMPHARQFFERKLGDVEERAWFEALTLPMTLALIPTAFYGIWLAALTTKGVEGLHAAGLATTGLSAILAITFFATLGSDPPSWVRWGIVFGVWGLATGVFTVKGLVDMGTDRKARGALGLVYGLPFIFAVIGLVLMLIVGVFRLIGPEVGLAVFIILALVVAGLLIWQWIDKAFAARDARIPEQPKPFPADRPHFVRVFDDSTLWSLPGGDPTALDRLHYPSGERVLLKLWWEGTGELYVRSEQSRLDFSFTGIGEPARTIEAPIAPMSAREYAEYLNQTFVGPGGQTQKLRAALYHPTDGEREYPLPTGATFKEDHPQKRITAPLPTDVWHKLGTTQDNTEYVLHHSDKPYQSVRFGTKGPVDSPAPEDDGAKGEGVVMKTSGTVVTGLNTGFEFFFDEGDQIEIEGQVRTVTRIVNERELWVDNAFNPAITSSKEYARVGPHLEHSDGYTYVTNPRVPPGVVGGPNVMDLAADLGALLCLGMTPHLLSDADRSVPELQGRNAAGTGTAVDPRVSKVYQVFRNWSLDRRRLNEWRMLVAGGARSDKGGNAALYDPALPPRDPAWVPPRAPLGEPVSNTQGWVPMLREWLDRASRNTNMADPLGSAPGNPSHQDLSRALAYLLDLPEPVALQ, from the coding sequence ATGCCAGCCGTCCTGACCCACAAGACCATCATGCTGTTGGCGCGCGAGCGGCTCGCGAACATCCGCGACACGCTGCGACGCAAGCTGGACAGCGGCAACACCGTCACGGATTTGGAGTTCCGGCTCTGGTACCTCGCGGACCGCGCGCACCGGCTGATGTCCGAGAACGCCGGCGCGGTGCCCGCCATCAACTACCCCACCGACACCGCCGTCTACGCCACGCCGCTGGGCCAGGGCGTGTCGCGCTTCTCGGTGATGGGCTCCATGGGGCCGGACATCCCGGCCTTCGCGGCCCTCTTCGCCAAGGGCCAGGGCTGGGTCTTCGACACCGTCCACAAGGGCAACCCGGACAGCAACCGCGAGCCCGTGGTGGCGAAGACGACGAGCTTCGCGCTGGAGCTCTGGACGCAGGTGCGCCGCGCCGTGAGTGAGGGCCGCGCCACCGAGGACCAGGCGCGCCTGCTGGCCGGCTACGTGCTGGGCCACCTGTGCCACGTGGCCGGCGACGTGATTTCGCACCCGTACATCAACGATTTGGAGTGGCACCAGAACTACGGCGTACGGGGCAAGTTCAGCCACGAGGGCGGCGAGGGCACCATCGACGCGAAGGTGGCGCAGCAGGTGCTGCTGCGCGGCAGCACGCGCGAGGGCCAGGACTGGGACGTATGGTGGCCCACCGTGGACGAGGTGCCCGGCGCCTTCTTCGCCGCGTACGTGGACGCGATGGAGCAGGTGTACTCCGCGCGCACGGCCCGCCCGGTGGGCTTCGGCGGCTTCGAGGCGGAGTTCCTCGAGCACGACCCGCCGTCGCTCACCGTGGACTTCATCCGCGATGGCTACAGCTTCTACCGCAACGCGGTGCTGGCCATGGGCTACGGCTGGGGCGCGTGGCGCTGGTTCTTCTTCCTCACGCCGCTGATGCTGCCGCTGATGAGCGTGGTGCCGCTGATGGCGGCGATGCCCCACGCGCGCCAGTTCTTCGAGCGCAAGCTGGGTGACGTGGAGGAGCGCGCCTGGTTCGAGGCGCTCACCCTGCCCATGACGCTCGCGCTGATTCCCACCGCGTTCTACGGCATCTGGCTCGCGGCGCTCACCACGAAGGGCGTGGAGGGACTGCACGCGGCGGGGCTCGCCACCACGGGCCTGTCCGCCATCCTGGCCATCACCTTCTTCGCCACGCTGGGCTCGGACCCGCCGTCGTGGGTGCGCTGGGGCATCGTCTTCGGAGTGTGGGGACTGGCCACCGGTGTCTTCACGGTGAAGGGCCTGGTGGACATGGGCACGGACCGCAAGGCGCGCGGCGCGCTGGGCCTCGTCTACGGCTTGCCGTTCATCTTCGCCGTCATCGGCCTCGTCCTGATGCTCATCGTCGGCGTCTTCCGCCTCATCGGCCCGGAGGTGGGGCTGGCGGTCTTCATCATCCTGGCGCTGGTGGTCGCCGGACTCCTCATCTGGCAGTGGATCGACAAGGCCTTCGCGGCGCGCGACGCGCGCATTCCGGAACAACCCAAGCCCTTCCCCGCGGACCGACCGCACTTCGTGCGCGTGTTCGACGACAGCACGCTGTGGAGCCTGCCCGGAGGAGACCCGACGGCGTTGGACAGGCTGCACTACCCTTCCGGCGAGCGCGTGCTGCTGAAGCTGTGGTGGGAGGGGACCGGGGAGCTGTACGTCCGCTCCGAGCAGTCGCGGCTGGACTTCAGCTTCACCGGCATCGGAGAGCCCGCGCGCACGATTGAAGCGCCCATCGCGCCCATGAGCGCGCGCGAGTACGCGGAGTACCTCAACCAGACCTTCGTCGGACCGGGAGGCCAGACGCAGAAGCTGCGGGCCGCGCTCTACCACCCGACGGACGGCGAGCGCGAGTACCCGCTGCCCACCGGCGCGACGTTCAAGGAGGACCACCCGCAGAAGCGCATCACCGCGCCGCTGCCCACGGACGTCTGGCACAAGCTGGGCACCACGCAGGACAACACGGAGTACGTGCTGCACCACTCGGACAAGCCGTACCAGTCCGTGCGCTTCGGCACGAAGGGCCCGGTGGACTCCCCCGCGCCCGAGGACGACGGCGCCAAGGGCGAGGGAGTGGTGATGAAGACGTCCGGCACCGTGGTGACGGGCCTCAACACCGGCTTCGAGTTCTTCTTCGACGAGGGCGACCAGATTGAAATCGAGGGTCAGGTGCGCACCGTCACCCGCATCGTCAACGAGCGGGAGCTCTGGGTGGACAACGCCTTCAACCCGGCCATCACCTCGAGCAAGGAGTACGCGCGCGTGGGCCCGCATCTGGAGCACTCCGACGGGTACACCTACGTGACGAACCCGCGCGTGCCGCCGGGCGTGGTGGGCGGCCCCAACGTGATGGACCTCGCGGCGGACCTGGGCGCGCTGCTGTGCCTGGGCATGACGCCGCACCTGCTCTCCGACGCGGACCGCAGCGTGCCGGAGCTCCAGGGGCGGAACGCCGCGGGCACGGGGACGGCCGTGGACCCGCGCGTGTCCAAGGTCTACCAGGTGTTCCGCAACTGGAGCCTGGACCGGCGCCGCCTCAACGAGTGGCGCATGCTGGTGGCGGGTGGCGCGCGCAGCGACAAGGGCGGGAACGCCGCGCTGTACGACCCGGCCCTGCCGCCGAGAGACCCGGCCTGGGTGCCGCCGCGCGCGCCCCTGGGCGAGCCGGTGAGCAATACGCAGGGCTGGGTGCCCATGCTGCGCGAGTGGCTGGACCGCGCGAGCCGCAACACGAACATGGCCGACCCGCTCGGCAGCGCGCCCGGGAACCCGAGCCACCAGGACCTGAGCCGGGCCCTGGCCTACCTGCTGGACCTGCCGGAGCCCGTGGCCCTGCAGTGA
- the tesB gene encoding acyl-CoA thioesterase II, whose translation MSRVLDELLELLKLEPIEENLFRGRSQDLGFRNLFGGQVLGQALSAASQTVMPERHVHSLHGYFLRAGDASLPVVYTVDRVRDGGSFTTRRIVAIQKGQPIFTLMASFHVDEPGFSHQASMPDVPGPEGLATDLELLRRQSHLIPERLREKFLCDKPIEIRPVTYADPFHPEKREPVKHVWFRADGTLPDDPQVHRYVLAYASDFNLISTALLPHATSFFQPHMQGASLDHALWFHGDLKVNDWLLYSMDSPWAGNARGLSRGSVFTRDGRLVASVAQEGLLRIVEKGKGGQKRDG comes from the coding sequence ATGAGTCGAGTGCTGGATGAGCTGTTGGAGCTCCTGAAGCTGGAGCCCATCGAGGAGAACCTCTTCCGCGGCCGGAGCCAGGACCTGGGGTTCCGCAACCTCTTCGGCGGTCAGGTGCTGGGGCAGGCGCTGTCGGCGGCCAGTCAGACGGTGATGCCGGAGCGTCACGTCCACTCGCTGCACGGCTACTTCCTGCGCGCCGGAGACGCGAGCCTGCCCGTCGTCTACACGGTGGACCGCGTGCGCGACGGCGGCAGCTTCACCACGCGCCGCATCGTCGCCATCCAGAAGGGGCAGCCCATCTTCACGCTGATGGCGTCCTTCCACGTCGACGAGCCGGGCTTCTCGCATCAGGCCTCGATGCCCGACGTGCCGGGCCCCGAGGGACTGGCCACGGACCTGGAGCTGCTGCGCCGCCAGTCCCACCTCATCCCCGAGCGTCTGCGCGAGAAGTTCCTCTGCGACAAGCCGATCGAGATTCGCCCCGTCACGTACGCAGATCCATTCCATCCGGAGAAGCGCGAGCCCGTGAAGCACGTGTGGTTCCGCGCGGACGGCACCCTGCCGGACGACCCGCAGGTGCACCGGTACGTGCTGGCCTACGCGTCCGACTTCAACCTCATCAGCACCGCGCTGCTCCCGCACGCCACCAGCTTCTTCCAGCCGCACATGCAGGGCGCCAGCCTGGACCACGCCCTCTGGTTCCATGGGGACCTGAAGGTGAACGACTGGCTGCTGTACTCCATGGACAGTCCCTGGGCCGGCAACGCGCGCGGCCTGTCGCGCGGGAGTGTCTTCACGCGCGACGGGCGGCTCGTGGCCTCGGTGGCGCAGGAGGGACTCCTGCGCATCGTCGAGAAGGGGAAGGGTGGGCAGAAGCGCGACGGGTGA
- a CDS encoding phage baseplate assembly protein V — MSGLVATLRAIIRDELARVRQPELGTVTQVHAHDSDDSPANHQVDVKLRASGVELPRVPVAVGRIGFSALPNEGDLVLVNFVGGDLNAPIVVGCVYDDQSHPPKAALHEVVYQPPDEEDSNVKRFHMELPGGSTVTLQDESLTVTMGETSVVINKDGDVTIQAKGKVSVQAQGDMELEAQGDLKLTAQGAATVKGSSATLEGQSEAKVKGASISLAGNTQFSAS, encoded by the coding sequence GTGAGCGGCCTCGTCGCCACCCTGCGCGCCATCATCCGCGACGAGCTGGCTCGCGTGCGCCAGCCCGAGCTGGGCACCGTCACGCAGGTCCACGCGCATGACTCCGACGACAGCCCCGCCAACCACCAGGTGGACGTGAAGCTGCGCGCCAGTGGCGTGGAGTTGCCGCGCGTGCCGGTGGCGGTGGGCCGCATCGGCTTCTCCGCGCTGCCCAACGAGGGCGACCTCGTGCTGGTCAACTTCGTGGGCGGAGACCTCAACGCGCCCATCGTCGTCGGCTGCGTCTACGACGACCAGTCGCACCCGCCAAAGGCCGCGCTCCACGAGGTCGTCTACCAGCCGCCCGACGAGGAGGACTCCAACGTCAAGCGCTTCCACATGGAGCTGCCTGGCGGAAGCACCGTCACGCTCCAGGACGAGTCCCTCACGGTGACGATGGGCGAGACGTCCGTGGTCATCAACAAGGACGGCGACGTCACCATCCAGGCCAAGGGCAAGGTGTCCGTGCAGGCCCAGGGCGACATGGAGCTGGAGGCGCAGGGCGACTTGAAGCTGACGGCCCAGGGGGCGGCGACGGTGAAGGGCAGCTCCGCGACGTTGGAGGGACAGAGCGAAGCGAAGGTGAAGGGCGCATCGATATCCCTCGCAGGCAACACGCAGTTCAGCGCGTCATGA